The Lactuca sativa cultivar Salinas chromosome 2, Lsat_Salinas_v11, whole genome shotgun sequence genome includes the window tatatatatatatatatatatatatatatatatatatatatatatatatatatatatatatatatatatatatatatatatatatatatatatatatatatatatataccttcacAAGAAGTATATCCATCTCCTCGATATTGCACGCCATTCACCGTAGGGCATTCGCATACTCTTCCTCTAAAAGTGTCCTAAAACCACAAAATATCATAaagtttttgaaataaaaaacGTTTTGGGGGATATGTGGGCGTTTCGGTAATATTTACCTTGCAAGCGCTTATGCCATTTTGTGAGTCAATCCAACAACCGCCATTCCTCTCAAGACACTCATTTGTCTCAAGATCTACAACATATATGGTCTATAAGTGTTGTTTGGATGAATGATGTATGCTTGGGGTAAGTATTATGTGAAAAAATATTGTTTCTTTTTTTGGACTGAATGAACTGTCTGTACTAATGAAATTATACCTCCGCTTAAACATATAGGAGGATCGGTGGTCTCCTTAAATCCCGAACATATTGCTCGAAGTACACCGGTTCTATCCAATTTCCCTTatgaaaataaaatcaaaacattAAACATAGCCCACAATCCCGAAAAATGGTGAAAACTGAAAATAAATACCTCTATATTGGACGTTATTAATGACCAAAGTTGGCAAGATTGTTACATCTCCACGCGAACCACGTCCAAGCTGGAtataaacaaaaacaaactaAGAATCGAGTATTGTATCCTTTTTAATAGGACATGACATAATTTGGTAAATTGTATATGCAAGTTTATTTTAGGCATAATACATAGAGAACGATTTACATGACTACATGAGAAAGtcaagaaaatgaagcttgtctCCTTAAGTTCTAGTTAACTTTTTATTGAATTGAATAAAAAGAACCTGCGACTCTTGCTCAATGTTTAGCACTTCATTCTCAACATCTGCTTCGGGATCACCCATGCATTTTTGTATCTTTTCAGTAGACAATCCTATGAAGTCATTATAAAATTTTGTAAACAAAAATTGGTATCAATCCTGTTTATGGGGCACATCTCGAATGAAATGAGACCCGTAAATATAGATAACGGTGTATTATAGCTTTCATCATTACGATCGGATCAAACTAACGGATTAcatttatttgaaataatttcaacGTTTTTGGCCCTAATGTTTTGTTTTAGAAAATTTTCGTCCCTCACTTGGACGCCAACTTGAGGGACAAAAAGTGTAACAAGATAAAACCATAGGGACAAAACCATTAGAGAATCTTCAaaggacaaaatttgtaactttaaCCAAGTAATAACCATACCACAgcgaaaaaaataaaaactataactTACCAAGTGATTTGATGACTTCTTCAGCACATTCTTTACTATACTTCTTTTTCTTCATAGAACACCTAATATGAAAATCAGTCACATAATCCCACCAAACCCAAGACCTATTAGTCTCATTAGCAACTCTATGAACACAAAGCTGTCTCAAATTCTCAAACACCACATCTTTCCCATTATACCCTTCACCAAAGTCCATCTCGGGATCCGGTGCACAATAACGACCGTGATTAATACATTGCGACTTACACTGATCACTCAAAACAAATGGTTTAGGACAAAACCATGTTATATAATGTGGCGTAAACATCGTGTACCCTTCTCTTTCCAATATTTGCGCGTGCCCtttaaaattttttataaaattcatttGTTGGTCACAACGGGCCCCACACTCATCATTGCTATTGGTCCATAGTTCGTACTCCACCCTATGGTCAGGGTGGGGTAGGGACTCTGACCAGTCTAACTTTAGTAGGACTTCTTGGTTGGATTTTTGTAAGGCGTCTTTTAAGGATTGACCAAAGGATCTTTGGATTAAGGCGGATGGGATTGTGAGTTTGTCTATGAAGTCATCAGCGGTTGAGCTTGCTTCCGGTGAGTCCATGGTTATGAGGGGTTCGTCTGTGTTGTCAGCTACTAGTACTGCAGATGCACCGGCTTGTTGTGCGTTCCATGCCTTCAAGGCGAAATAGCAATCTGCGATTGAAGTTATAAGATTAAATAAACAACGGAAAATTGTAGGAAATAACAATGTTAAAGTactttacacttttttttatcgATATAGGCAATGGACATTGATTATGTACCCATAATAACATTGTACTTGTATTTTTTTACCAATAATAACAAtataattacattttttttacgataaaagtaatatttaaactaattatagcaatgtacttataAATTGTTACACATAACAATGTACTTACGTCAACATATTATCGTTTTATTTTCCTTTTATGGGTGATAACATGCACTTTGTGAACATTTTACAAGTATCAAGTTGTATATTGTTTTGTTGGGTAAGGAAATGTAAGGAGGTTGCTACGATGCTATCATATGTAACAAAAAATATATGTAAGTACCttgttatttttgcaattttcccaaaaaaaaaaaaaaaaaaaaaaaaaaaaaaaagaacttacATTTTAACTTATCTTACTTTGGGATTTTTTTTCCGTACATATCTAAATACTGTATTTTAAAGAGAGATATTGTTTATGTAATTTGGTGAATTGTTTATAGAAATTTGCCAATTAAACATATGGCAACGATAAAACTATAATGTTCCATAGCATTAACATCAACGAAGTCATTGAAAATTACAACTTCATAGATAAAACAATGGAAGAAGATCTTGAGTGTATTAGAATCCACTTgttctttccttttcttttgaTTAGAAATTGACTTTGAAATAAATCTAATAGATTTTATGAATACGAAATTCAATCTTATCATATCTGAATCTATTAGAGGAGATGGCACATCGACTTTTTGCTTTGTTTTGGTCTAGCGTCTGGAAAGAGATTGGTGGTGGTGGAAGGCGGTGTCTCCATTGGCGATTTTGTTGCGATTGGGGTTTAAAAGGATCCATCTGATCCAGATTTAAAGCTTTTTTTGTTGCAAATCGAAAACCCTGAACTTCTCTCTGAACCTAACAATCTTCCCCGAGATTTCAAGAGAGAGGAGAAGATGGAGGTGGCATGTCAGCGAGCGACAGTTTAAGGTGGGGGTAGAGACATGTTAGAGAAGATGAATTGGGTGGTgttttatgagagagagagagagagagagagagagagagagagagagagagagagagagagagagagagggaggtggGGGATTGTCGTGCCTAATTCTTttcaataacaataataataataaaagtaaaacgaaaaaataattaaaaataatattgaagggtgatttattgtttcatgtttttttttttttttgaccagtataaaacatcaaaatttaaatttaacaTAGATCGTAAAGTTGAAAATTTTGGACCAACCAAATTCACAGTTTACTGCTCAGCTCTTTAGTaaattaaaaatagtttaaattagaatacttttataatttattataatTTAGTAGAAATTACACTTTTAGTACAATCTTGTTTTTCGTGGATAATCCTTATAAttgtattttcttataaaattgaTTTTGTGGTTGGCAAAAGGTTACAACTTAGGTCATTTCTTTTTACAAAATGGCCTCTCAACCAAAACTTAAAGAATAATTAACCAAATCATTTTAGGATCAAAATGGCCATAAAATGAAAGCATAGGGATTCCCTTTTCTTTATCGCTggtaaatttaaataaatattgctgataaatttaaataaatattaaatattcagAGTCTTACTAAAAGTTAAAGTTTACAAGACAATCATTAAAAttgtttttataaaacattagaATGATTGTTGATAAAATTGATAAGAATTTAGCAATAAAAGATAAagggattttctaatatgtgccctAAGGGCACATACAAGAAGTATTAATtattgaaaaatattatcataattaaacgTAAAATACATTAGTTATaagaaatattaccataattaaatgtaaaatatattaataatttccataataaatgtattttgaatttaattatggtaatatttttcataattaataCTTCTTATATGTGCTCTTAGGGCACATGTTAGAAAAAACAACTTCactttctattttaataaaaaaaaaattattaatttattttacttttttttcataactttttttatctttatattttaaatttattaattacaaatgaagtttttattttgtgtgatataacataaaataaaccTTTGATTCAAATAGTGGTATGTTGTAGAATGTGCTTTTATAATCTTTTTGATTTGATGGTTTCTGTCATAAATCACGATTTTATACCGTAGAGTTATTACATTGTTAATTGAATAGGATCCGTTGCATAATTAtcaacttaatttttaaagccaTGTTTTGTaatacaaaacaaaataaaaaaccaTAATGCAACTAAAAAGACAAAAAATAAGTGTCGATATCACAATTTATTAAAAGGAGAAACTGAATCTAAAAAGCACACTTATTGCGAATATGATATATGATAcataaattttatttaataataaatattattatttgttatttactttaatataacataatatattatatatttgttaaattttaaattatctatTACATATCTTTTTATGCTATTTTTTACTTTGCAACTACCTTACTAGTTATTtgtatcaaacattatttttattaacTATAGTCTAAAATAAGGATGTGATCGGTTGAAAAAAACGAAACCAAAAATGGACATTCAAGGAACCGAGAATAAAACCAATTTGCATATCCGGTTTCTATATAGTTCGGTTCAGTTCACTTTATATTTAAGTTCTTTTGTATTACAATGTGATTAATTCCAGAGCCACCTAGAACTACAAAACTGAAAAATAAAAATTCCAGTAACCGAAAATCGGACCACTTTACATATTCGGGTCATATACAGTTTTcgctaagatatatatatatatatatatatatatatatatatatatatatatatatatatatatatatatatatatatatatatatatataatgtgaaacggcctaattttgtgagacgcatttttttattttttttagttaattcaagttccgaaataatatttaaaaaaagaatttttttagatttttccatttattttgcattttaaaattattttttagaatatgtcagtgtaaaattctatttagaatatttcacgtattttaaaaaaaaaaacgggattttttttagttaattcaagttccgaaaataatatttaaaaaaagagtttttggatttttccatttattttgcattttaaaattatttttagatttggtttcacggtctcacaaaattttTAGATTtgatctcacggtctcacaaaattagaattgtctcaaatgaacctgaacctatatatatatatatatatatatatatatatatatatatatatatatatatatatatatatatatatatatatatatatatatatatatatatatatatatatatatatttgctagAAGTATACTAAAAACTGAGTCAAATTGCATAGATCATCTAAGCATATCCATAAATTGAATATTTATAGCTTTCTATATTACTTAacgaattaaaaaaattaatcatcatatgaatatttttttttctaatgacacgtattttgtttatttatgaaaattaaattcaATTTGTTAACCTAACCCGCCTTACCTATATAACATATTACCTAACCTATCCAACATGTTTATTTTGACTATCTTTGTGGTGATAATTCTATCTAAGaaaacaaattaaatattttgtttgaccttaatataatattataaaacaataaaatattaaaaatattcatttaacaaaaataaaactaaattttCATATGGAATATGCAATCCTACGAATGAGAAAACTTAAAGCAAAATTCAAACATCGATTTACCTCCACGATCAAGCAGAAGAATAGTGGGCCTTGAAGCAGACTTCGATTTGAAAGGATTATCGCCTTCAAACTTTGAACAACCAAAAACAGAGTCGGATTTCTGAGGATAAACCACCGTACCCACCATAGAACCACCGTAATCCGGCACCCCAAAATTACCAATCGCTGCATCATGCTTTGATCGGAGATCAATCGGCGACAGAACACTTATACTACTCTTCTCAACCACAAATCTCCCTTCCGTTTCTTTCATAATCACCCCtataatcatcatcatcataatcatcaatTCCAAACCTACCTTCGCCACCCCCATCTTCATCTGATTCCGATTCCAGCAAAGAGATTCAGAAACTAGAAATGAATCCGATGTAGAAGTGAAAAGATATGTAGAAGAAGAGGAgaagggtatttatgtgtatGGTAGAATTGGTTATTGTGGAAATTAAGTTAAGGGAAGTCAAGAGTAGACTTAAAAGGAGAGAAAATAGTTTTGCAGGTGTTGTTTAATGGCGTAAAGGAAACGGGAGATGGAAGATTGAAAGGTGGTGGAAGGAGTCAATCGCAACTACTTCGATTGCAACTTTCTAACTTGTATAAAACTTTTCTATTACCCCTTGCTTCACTCTAAATATATATATTGTCCACAACATTCGAGGCAAAATTTGAATATTCAAGAAAGTTACAATTGCTTTTTTGAAATTTTATGCATAGACCATATGTGGAGTCAACTCAAGACTCGAGTCAAGTCGTTGTGAGATGTAAATTGACGTGAAAGATGAACTTGTCTTTGGTTTTATATGACTATAACAAAATTTAATGATATAGAGTGTTTGGTTATCAGAAAAATCCAATGTGTTGAATAACCTTTATAAAGGGTAATTGACAATACAACCTAGTGATGATCCAACTATGATGCATGTATGGTAAACATCGTTTGGAATCCCTCAAATTATACCAACGTCTATAGCcaaatgattttaaataataaCAGAGTTAACATGGTAATGGATATAATACTTGGTGGTCCATAATGGCCAATAAGTGAACATGGTTATCATAAAATTAGACAtcataattgaaaattttggtaaTATTGTCTCAAGTAATGGTTTAATTtactttttataaatttatatcatGGAGTTTAAATATATACAATATAATAATAAACTTTAAAATCATGACTTGAGAGGGTAATGTATTATATCCGTCTACATATTTAGTTACTAAACAACTTTTTACACAATTCAGTACTTCAACTTTTCATCTTTTAAAAAACTATCACTATGATTGTATATTATAGGTTATATCGGTAACCTTGCTTATTTGAAACAAAAAACCATTGAATATGGGTTACATGATGGTCGTGTACCACCCCAACAAGACCAAATTCCAGGTAAAGACCTTGAGCCGAATAACCGAACTAACTCACAATCGAACCGAGTAGCATTATAACAAGACCAAAACCTAGTCATGGATGATATATTTACTAAAAATCTTCCTACCGAAAATCATCTGTGGACTCCGCACACGTcaacaataattagttagaagtTGTTAGAGAGTTGTTGGTTAGTTATGTATTAGTTATAGacactgttgtaaaaatcccgattaggtCCCAATTAATCTCCAATTAATCCCTAACCAATTAGACGGCGCCTACcgattaatccatgcatacataatgagtgaaacattataaaacgatgaaattttaacattttgaagaagttttatctaaatggaaactatttgaggcatgattagtattatattaatcatattaacctattttgttatcttattagtggtatttatgaactttgatatgatattagtcatatttttttttttaaaattcaacaaattaccAATTTATGGTACCCGATTAATCTCTGTCTAGCCAATTAATCCTTTGACCCCGGTCCACCGACTAACTAACATCGAACGTTTTTTGCAACCTTGGTTATAGAGGCTTGTTAGTTTTCCTTCTTGtttataatcttttgtatgtttgaagtTTGTTAATAAATATAGAGATTAGAAATATTCTATTATCTCTCTTTCAACTTTTCATCTTCTCAACTTTAGATTAATCGATGTTCTAATTGTTATGACACAAGTATACAAtaaacaagtatatatatatttatatatatatatatatatatatatatatatatatatatatatacacacacacacacacacacagagagagagagagagagagagagagaatttggaTTATGTGAGGACTCTTTTTTCGATGAGTACTCGTGAGGACAACttttaaaaaattgaaattttaaaaaaaaaatacaaatcataaaatcgagcatagtactatattaaagagaaaaaaaattggaaaaaaatttGGGATCATTAAAACTGAAGTGTGAATCATTTTTATGATCCACGATTCActttttatgatccatgattcaattttaatgatctaaaaaatATTTTCCAATTTTCTTTTCTCTCCAATATAGTACTATGTTCGATTTtatgacttgtatttttttttcaatttttaaggtGTCGTCACCGAAAAAAGAGTCATCACCGGAACcggaccttatatatatatatatatatatatatatatatatatatatatatatatatatatatatatatatatatatatatatatatatatatatatcatatcatatcatatcatatcatatcatcgtatcatcatatcatattatattataaaggaaacatttttcttttcaccacatttatttgaaactctcatgcatttttcctttcactacattcatttgaaacttccatgacttttcaatttctttctaataataattataagttggttaataagtttaaataaatatcaaacctaaagtgtaatcatatataaaataaatttaaatattaaaataatatctttacttctacttattaagtgatgtttttcaaatttaacatattatacttaatttattagttttaatatattgttggatgtaaatcattatcattttaaagatataattttggaacaatttgtataaaatacataaattattaatttgaatataacattataaagtcaacttaaatataaattttaatttaacttaaacaacccaaagaatattttgtaaatagttaaaagttattAATTGTAGTGTTttcctaataatgattataagttggttaataaggttaaataaatatcaaacctaaagtgtaatcataaatatactaaatttcaattttaaaataatatcattacttctacttataaagttatgtctttaacttttaacatattatactgaaattattagatttaatatgttgttgtgtgtaaaccattatcagtttaaagctacaaatgTTTAACAgattggacaaaatacttaaattgttattttaaatataacattgcaatgtcaacttaaatataaatttcagttccacttaaaaaaccaaagaatattttttaaataattaaaagtgataaattgtagtgatagatgcaaaaactaaattgtaatttcaatttaactaaaatatttcctaaaaatatttttataatcgttaaaagttttcaaataagtagccttttcccaaacgattttatacacgttttaaacgatataaactatatatgtattttatacctacgaaaatgttgggataaaacatgggtagatataatagatggaatatgagttagacgatgagttgagaggtgttatagaccacgaggtgagggtgagaggtgaacgatgtgagaagccttttcccaaacgatggccccgtcattcagcagagtatggatgacaaccacggactattctagacagtccagtggaacactagcaggcttgcaacctgtaggtgttgtggacgatgtgttcaccggtgtactctaatgtgacatccccaaaatctcggccaaaaaagaccgattttcatttatgcttttagaataatttcagagtaaatccttttgatttgaaagagttgcggaatttgttcccaaaaacaaagtatgataaaataatatttaccaaagcatttcatcaagaaatgtattttcattatataatcaaaactcgggatgttatgttccgatacagaccataaagcataaacgataacattacaagtcgttcaacaaatatatacatatacagacttgcaaacaaaacaacttgatgattcatccatcttatgcccttgcgccacttcctgtaatacaaataaaactgagtgggtcaggcttgggagcctggtgagcatatagggttttcaacccacaataaataattatatttaattccaccaaccaacagtaacccaattacccattcccgttattctcactttacgtccctaaaacaactaacacaagggacctagtcttagaatatttcatcggggtgacaacacatgcattcgggggtttcccgacaatatatgtcaaataaggcaaccatgagggggatggagtacagcgaatgaacacccaagttcattaacacctataggtggcgaacctgctagcgttccacaggactgtctagaaaagtttgtggtcgtcatctaaactccgctagatgactgaatcaaaaacaacaccgaggcctctcatttgtttatcacacataaactatctacccatgttctacccaacatattagtagataaata containing:
- the LOC111917495 gene encoding vacuolar-sorting receptor 6, producing the protein MKMGVAKVGLELMIMMMMIIGVIMKETEGRFVVEKSSISVLSPIDLRSKHDAAIGNFGVPDYGGSMVGTVVYPQKSDSVFGCSKFEGDNPFKSKSASRPTILLLDRGDCYFALKAWNAQQAGASAVLVADNTDEPLITMDSPEASSTADDFIDKLTIPSALIQRSFGQSLKDALQKSNQEVLLKLDWSESLPHPDHRVEYELWTNSNDECGARCDQQMNFIKNFKGHAQILEREGYTMFTPHYITWFCPKPFVLSDQCKSQCINHGRYCAPDPEMDFGEGYNGKDVVFENLRQLCVHRVANETNRSWVWWDYVTDFHIRCSMKKKKYSKECAEEVIKSLGLSTEKIQKCMGDPEADVENEVLNIEQESQLGRGSRGDVTILPTLVINNVQYRGKLDRTGVLRAICSGFKETTDPPICLSGDLETNECLERNGGCWIDSQNGISACKDTFRGRVCECPTVNGVQYRGDGYTSCEAFGAGRCTVNNGGCWSDLRNGKKFSACSESNITGCSCPQGFRGDGHTCEDINECKEGIACQCDGCTCKDTYGGYECKCKGDKLYIADQDTCIERKASKFAWFISLLVLGVVASAGLAGYIFYRYRLRAYMDSEIMAIMSQYMPLDNQHPNQVVIHENEPLHQTSTV